One Candidatus Peregrinibacteria bacterium DNA segment encodes these proteins:
- a CDS encoding M23 family metallopeptidase, with amino-acid sequence MDTYLGFRVTNPYRSRSRKEYDPTRGHTGVDLGARLGSDLTFPIPFKVLTLREQPQMGKVLYGQDVEGNILVFAHLSEFLVKAGDSVKAGSVFARSGNTGSVTSGPHLHFEVLAAQPEAGGEVMRRTELVYKGYNIDPLAYLKKVTVPPHWSDKAMDWAQQRGLIQEKRSPTQAVTWGELVEVLYKWEGGR; translated from the coding sequence ATGGATACATACTTAGGTTTTCGGGTTACGAATCCTTACCGCAGCCGTTCTCGCAAGGAATACGACCCTACGCGAGGTCATACTGGGGTGGATTTAGGGGCACGTTTGGGCAGCGATTTGACTTTCCCCATTCCTTTTAAGGTTTTAACGTTGCGTGAACAGCCTCAAATGGGCAAGGTTTTATATGGTCAAGATGTGGAAGGGAATATCTTGGTTTTTGCACATTTGAGTGAGTTTTTAGTGAAAGCGGGTGATTCGGTGAAGGCAGGGTCGGTTTTTGCACGTTCGGGCAACACAGGCAGTGTGACCAGCGGCCCTCACTTGCATTTTGAGGTGCTGGCGGCACAGCCTGAAGCAGGTGGGGAGGTCATGCGCCGCACGGAGTTGGTCTATAAGGGCTACAATATTGATCCTTTGGCTTATCTTAAAAAAGTCACTGTGCCTCCTCATTGGTCCGACAAGGCCATGGATTGGGCTCAGCAGCGTGGACTCATTCAAGAAAAACGTTCGCCGACCCAGGCCGTAACCTGGGGGGAACTGGTGGAAGTGCTTTATAAATGGGAGGGTGGGCGCTGA
- a CDS encoding trypsin-like peptidase domain-containing protein, which translates to MLKKVFLLSSFAGVFFGALGGGLVAALIFHGTEPLSNPSSELNFDGTSYASVIEEAAPAVVSIVALKDLSEYYNQNLFGPFPFSEPTEPDQNEEPELSQVSSGTGFVVSPEGLVVTNKHVVLDEEAEYVVILDDGTELEAQVLDKDSLNDIALVQIVGEDERLGDLPHLNFADSDALQVGDPVLAIGNALGEYSNTTTLGIISARDRQIVASGAGFGSENLVNLIQTDAAINPGNSGGPLLNLAGEVVGMNTAIDSTASGIGFAIPSNDIAVVLKSYQEHGEILRPFFGVRYVPVTPGLQEHFSLGVEHGAYVIGDPESGPGVVEDSPADEAGIQEGDVLLSVNGKALTEYFSLQNAIAGYSINDLIQVEVWRKGESLSLQVRLAKSEL; encoded by the coding sequence ATGCTTAAAAAAGTTTTCCTTCTTTCTTCTTTTGCTGGAGTCTTTTTTGGGGCACTGGGAGGGGGGCTGGTGGCGGCTTTGATTTTCCATGGGACTGAGCCTTTGTCCAACCCTTCCAGCGAGCTGAACTTTGATGGAACCTCTTACGCTTCCGTGATTGAAGAAGCGGCTCCGGCGGTGGTTTCTATTGTCGCTTTGAAAGATTTATCGGAATATTACAATCAAAATTTATTCGGTCCATTTCCATTTTCTGAACCTACTGAGCCTGATCAGAATGAAGAGCCTGAGCTTTCGCAAGTGAGCAGCGGCACGGGTTTTGTGGTGAGTCCTGAGGGTTTGGTGGTCACTAATAAGCATGTGGTTTTAGATGAAGAAGCCGAGTATGTGGTGATTTTGGATGACGGTACTGAGTTGGAAGCACAGGTGCTGGATAAAGACAGTTTGAATGACATCGCTTTGGTCCAAATTGTGGGGGAGGACGAACGTTTGGGGGATTTACCTCACTTGAATTTTGCTGATTCGGATGCGCTGCAGGTGGGCGATCCTGTTTTGGCCATCGGAAATGCCTTGGGTGAATATTCCAATACCACGACTTTGGGAATCATTTCTGCGCGCGATCGTCAAATTGTGGCCAGTGGAGCTGGTTTTGGATCCGAAAATTTAGTGAATCTCATACAAACCGATGCGGCCATCAATCCCGGCAACAGTGGGGGGCCTTTGCTCAATTTGGCTGGAGAAGTGGTGGGGATGAATACCGCTATCGACAGCACGGCCAGCGGCATTGGCTTTGCCATTCCTTCCAATGACATTGCAGTGGTGCTCAAGTCTTACCAAGAGCATGGAGAAATTTTACGGCCTTTCTTTGGAGTGCGTTATGTGCCTGTGACACCTGGTTTGCAAGAGCATTTTTCTTTGGGTGTGGAGCATGGAGCCTATGTGATTGGCGACCCTGAATCGGGCCCGGGAGTGGTGGAGGATAGCCCTGCAGATGAGGCTGGAATTCAAGAAGGGGATGTTTTGCTTTCGGTGAATGGGAAAGCCCTCACGGAATATTTTTCATTGCAAAATGCCATTGCCGGATATTCTATTAATGATCTGATTCAGGTTGAAGTCTGGCGCAAGGGGGAAAGTCTCTCTCTTCAAGTTCGCTTGGCGAAGAGTGAGTTGTAG
- a CDS encoding 5-formyltetrahydrofolate cyclo-ligase, which produces MTKQLLRTQFREKRRALLPDLAGEKSLAITRKLLELKEYKDATSVLFYVSMPEEVDTHQVIQETLALGKKVYLPKIKGEVLAICPLNRFEELQPGEFGILEPCEPTSPSHPAHIDLIVIPGIAFDQHGHRLGHGKGHYDRLLKEVHGFKVGLAFDEQMADDLPVEAHDVPLDLLLTDSHSFTF; this is translated from the coding sequence ATGACAAAACAACTCCTTCGAACGCAATTCAGGGAGAAGCGCCGTGCGCTGCTTCCAGACTTAGCCGGGGAAAAAAGCCTCGCCATTACTCGCAAACTTCTCGAACTCAAAGAATACAAAGACGCCACAAGCGTCCTTTTTTACGTCTCAATGCCCGAAGAAGTCGATACTCATCAAGTGATTCAAGAGACCCTCGCGCTCGGTAAGAAAGTCTACCTGCCCAAGATCAAAGGGGAAGTTCTAGCAATCTGCCCACTCAACCGTTTCGAAGAACTTCAACCTGGCGAATTCGGCATTTTAGAACCTTGCGAGCCCACCAGCCCCTCACATCCTGCCCACATCGACCTCATCGTGATTCCTGGCATCGCCTTCGACCAGCACGGTCACAGGCTCGGTCACGGCAAAGGCCACTACGACCGCTTGCTCAAAGAAGTGCACGGCTTTAAAGTGGGCCTCGCTTTCGACGAACAAATGGCCGACGACCTGCCCGTGGAAGCACACGACGTGCCTTTAGATCTGCTGCTTACGGACTCCCATTCCTTCACTTTTTAA
- a CDS encoding serine hydroxymethyltransferase, translating to MLPHLQAQDPAIYSAIMAESKRQAEELELIASENYVSPAVLEAMGTILTNKYSEGYVGKRYYAGQVNIDTVETLAIERAKQLFGCDHVNVQPLSGSPANAAVYFATIKPGDKVLGLSLDHGGHLSHGHPVNFSGMLYDFVRYGVEENGYIDMDKVEEIALREKPKMIVAGFSAYSRNMDWKRFKEIADKIGAITFADIAHIAGLIAGQQLENPVPYFDIVSTTTHKTLRGPRGAMIMCKEAYAKAIDKAVFPGMQGGPHDHINAAKAVAFAEALKPEFKEYSRQVIANAKVLASELMAKGFKIVSGGTDNHLMLIDTMASKGAPGKDAEKALELAGISCNKNMVPFDTRSPFDPSGIRIGTPALTTRGMKENEMRILAGWIDEVVSTPTDAAIQAKVLGEVKELCKGFPVPGIEA from the coding sequence ATGCTCCCTCACCTCCAAGCTCAAGACCCCGCCATCTATAGCGCCATCATGGCCGAGTCCAAGCGCCAAGCTGAAGAACTGGAATTGATCGCCTCTGAAAACTATGTATCCCCTGCGGTACTTGAAGCCATGGGAACTATTTTGACCAATAAGTATTCCGAAGGCTACGTGGGCAAGCGTTACTACGCCGGACAAGTGAACATCGACACCGTCGAGACCCTTGCCATTGAACGCGCCAAACAGCTCTTCGGCTGCGACCATGTGAACGTTCAACCCCTCTCCGGTTCTCCCGCCAATGCCGCCGTTTATTTTGCGACCATCAAACCCGGAGACAAAGTGCTCGGACTCAGCCTCGACCATGGAGGACACCTCTCTCACGGTCATCCCGTGAACTTCAGTGGAATGCTCTACGACTTCGTGCGTTACGGCGTGGAAGAGAACGGCTACATCGACATGGATAAGGTGGAAGAAATTGCCCTGCGTGAAAAACCCAAGATGATTGTGGCCGGCTTCTCTGCTTACTCTCGCAATATGGATTGGAAGCGCTTCAAAGAAATCGCAGATAAAATCGGAGCCATCACCTTTGCCGACATCGCACATATTGCCGGACTCATCGCCGGTCAACAACTCGAAAATCCCGTGCCCTACTTCGACATCGTGAGCACCACCACTCACAAGACCTTACGCGGTCCTCGCGGAGCCATGATCATGTGCAAAGAAGCTTATGCTAAAGCCATCGACAAGGCCGTGTTCCCCGGAATGCAAGGCGGACCTCACGACCACATCAATGCCGCCAAGGCCGTGGCCTTTGCCGAAGCACTGAAGCCTGAGTTCAAGGAATACAGCCGCCAAGTGATCGCCAACGCCAAGGTGCTTGCCAGTGAACTCATGGCCAAAGGCTTCAAAATTGTCTCTGGAGGAACCGACAATCACCTCATGCTCATCGACACCATGGCCAGCAAAGGTGCACCCGGTAAAGATGCTGAAAAAGCTCTGGAACTCGCCGGCATCTCCTGCAACAAAAACATGGTACCTTTTGACACTCGCTCTCCTTTCGATCCTTCTGGAATCCGCATCGGAACCCCCGCCCTCACCACACGCGGCATGAAGGAAAATGAAATGCGCATCCTCGCAGGCTGGATCGACGAGGTCGTTTCCACCCCCACCGACGCCGCCATTCAAGCCAAGGTGCTCGGGGAAGTGAAGGAACTTTGTAAGGGCTTTCCGGTACCAGGGATTGAGGCTTAG
- a CDS encoding PP2C family protein-serine/threonine phosphatase, producing the protein MFRSLKSKFILAFGTLILLLFTVLGLFLVDAKTQELSLDISEGSQSFSELTAAKMVEAYEQYLKPGNYLAFSRELSSLLRQNTSISDVQITSYGGVVLYVASQEQTSRYEGSLRTVTQASEIERIQANKMSLLLDSGRVVYVKTDEDKQVSYVNFNENPVEAPLPSERVLDIVVPYGNAYALSYRVTYELMEQRLAAAKMQIGIFALVGMLLTLLLSYMLSVSVTRPLKALKEGALKLATGDFTTRVLVKGKDEVGVLASTFNQMANDLAAALEVRLYKERVVKELELAAKIQADLLPKERVELPSLDLAGGLDPATEIGGDAFDFIPTASGETLIYLGDVSGHGVPAGILSSIANGLIYSLRDESNLKTLALSLNEVIRKKSSSAMFMSMGLTRWNPVTGRLAYLNAGHLPLLHYSAKGKKVTEVKLPGIAFGMVDDIENLLQVQELILETGDVVVLYSDGFPEAQNEHHEQYGMQRLRRIVQQAGDDLLTAEGVKNAVFADVLQYIGEQNHLDDITIVVMKRK; encoded by the coding sequence ATGTTTCGTTCGCTCAAGTCAAAATTCATCTTAGCCTTCGGTACTTTGATCTTGCTTCTTTTTACCGTGCTCGGACTTTTTTTGGTGGATGCAAAAACTCAAGAACTTTCCTTGGATATTTCGGAGGGCAGTCAAAGTTTTTCTGAGCTCACTGCTGCAAAAATGGTGGAGGCTTACGAGCAGTATCTTAAGCCTGGAAATTATTTGGCTTTCAGCCGGGAACTTTCATCTTTGCTGCGCCAAAACACCTCCATCTCAGACGTGCAAATCACCAGCTATGGAGGGGTGGTTTTATACGTGGCTTCCCAAGAGCAAACGTCGCGTTATGAAGGCTCTTTGCGTACCGTGACTCAGGCGTCTGAAATTGAGCGCATCCAGGCCAATAAAATGTCTTTGCTTCTCGATAGTGGTCGCGTTGTTTATGTGAAAACCGATGAAGACAAGCAGGTTTCTTATGTGAATTTCAATGAAAACCCGGTGGAGGCTCCTTTGCCTTCGGAACGGGTGCTCGACATTGTGGTGCCTTATGGAAACGCTTATGCCTTGAGCTACCGGGTGACTTATGAACTCATGGAGCAGCGTCTTGCTGCGGCCAAAATGCAAATCGGCATTTTTGCTCTGGTGGGCATGTTATTGACTTTATTGCTTTCTTACATGCTTTCTGTGAGTGTGACACGTCCGCTCAAAGCTCTTAAAGAAGGGGCTTTGAAGTTGGCCACTGGCGACTTCACCACTCGCGTTTTGGTGAAAGGCAAGGATGAAGTGGGAGTGCTCGCTTCCACTTTCAATCAAATGGCCAATGATTTGGCGGCGGCCTTGGAAGTGCGTCTTTACAAAGAACGCGTGGTTAAAGAACTGGAATTGGCGGCTAAAATTCAGGCGGATCTTTTGCCCAAAGAGCGCGTTGAATTGCCCAGCTTGGACTTGGCGGGCGGTTTGGATCCTGCTACGGAAATTGGAGGAGATGCCTTTGATTTCATTCCCACCGCTTCGGGGGAAACCCTCATTTACCTTGGAGACGTGAGTGGGCATGGAGTGCCTGCGGGAATTTTGTCTTCCATTGCCAATGGGCTCATTTATTCCTTACGGGATGAATCGAACCTCAAAACCTTGGCGCTTTCTTTGAATGAGGTGATACGAAAAAAATCTTCCAGTGCCATGTTCATGAGCATGGGGCTCACTCGTTGGAACCCTGTAACGGGTCGCCTTGCTTATTTGAATGCCGGTCATCTCCCTCTTTTGCATTACAGTGCTAAAGGTAAGAAGGTCACCGAAGTGAAATTGCCGGGCATTGCGTTTGGAATGGTGGACGACATTGAAAATCTTCTTCAAGTTCAAGAGCTGATTTTAGAGACGGGCGATGTCGTTGTGCTTTATTCGGATGGATTTCCCGAGGCTCAGAATGAACATCACGAGCAATATGGCATGCAACGCCTGCGCCGCATTGTGCAACAGGCGGGGGATGATCTGCTCACGGCAGAAGGAGTGAAAAACGCTGTCTTTGCCGATGTGCTTCAATACATTGGCGAGCAAAATCACCTCGACGACATCACGATTGTGGTGATGAAGAGGAAGTGA
- a CDS encoding PrgI family protein, which translates to MQYKIPQNVQIEDKIVGPLTLRQLIYAGIGGGLTYALYSYFGSRYYMGLWVILPLSTAILTLLSIFFHPNGITFGKWCMLTVEYFLMPNKRTFVMGAGDTYAATLFAQKEKKVQTKTEDSGKSERDHERLQKIGEISKLLDSYGKPQTS; encoded by the coding sequence ATGCAATACAAAATCCCGCAAAACGTACAGATTGAAGACAAAATCGTCGGGCCTCTCACTCTGCGCCAACTCATTTATGCCGGAATCGGCGGTGGACTCACCTATGCCCTTTACAGTTATTTCGGGAGCCGTTATTACATGGGCCTTTGGGTCATTTTACCGCTCAGTACAGCCATTTTGACGCTTTTGAGCATTTTCTTTCACCCCAACGGAATCACGTTTGGGAAATGGTGCATGCTCACAGTGGAATATTTTTTAATGCCCAATAAACGCACCTTTGTAATGGGAGCCGGAGACACTTACGCCGCCACCTTGTTTGCTCAAAAAGAAAAAAAAGTGCAAACTAAAACCGAAGACAGCGGCAAGAGCGAACGCGACCACGAACGCCTTCAAAAGATTGGAGAAATTTCCAAATTGCTGGATTCTTACGGCAAACCTCAAACCTCATGA